In Synechococcus sp. RS9909, one genomic interval encodes:
- a CDS encoding TPM domain-containing protein, whose protein sequence is MGAQQRLRTLVIGIALTCLLIGGAPAEASDNPEFLPDHATPVIDLARAFSDQQRADLETSLDDFEQRSGWKLRVLTQYERTPGLAVKSFWGLDARSLLLVADPRGGNLLNFNVGDAFFALMPRTWWVELQTRYGNQYYVRDNGEDGAILAAIGAVELCLDRGGCQVVPGLPVEQWLWTLTTAVLGGLIAGFAAYPRKEGDVISWSWLLLLSPLWLMLFGVFGIAPVITRTQELLPLLRNGLGFLGGGVAAYLIAGATVGRNRQSGEA, encoded by the coding sequence ATGGGAGCACAACAGCGCTTACGCACGCTGGTGATCGGGATCGCGCTGACATGCCTGTTGATCGGTGGAGCACCTGCAGAAGCGAGTGACAACCCGGAATTCCTTCCCGACCATGCCACTCCTGTGATTGATCTGGCCCGAGCCTTCAGCGACCAGCAGCGGGCCGATCTGGAAACCAGCCTCGATGACTTCGAGCAACGCAGCGGCTGGAAACTGCGGGTGCTCACGCAATACGAACGGACGCCCGGACTGGCGGTGAAATCCTTCTGGGGCCTGGATGCACGCAGCCTGCTGCTGGTGGCCGATCCCCGTGGCGGCAATCTGCTCAACTTCAACGTGGGGGATGCGTTCTTCGCCCTGATGCCGCGCACCTGGTGGGTGGAACTGCAAACCCGCTACGGCAATCAGTATTACGTGCGTGACAACGGCGAGGATGGCGCCATCCTGGCGGCGATCGGCGCCGTGGAACTGTGTCTCGATCGCGGTGGCTGTCAGGTGGTGCCCGGTCTGCCGGTGGAACAGTGGCTCTGGACGCTCACAACAGCCGTGCTCGGTGGTCTGATCGCCGGATTCGCCGCCTACCCGCGCAAGGAGGGTGACGTGATCTCCTGGTCTTGGTTGCTGCTGCTCTCTCCGCTCTGGTTGATGCTGTTCGGTGTGTTCGGCATCGCTCCGGTGATCACACGAACCCAGGAACTGTTACCGCTCCTGCGCAATGGCCTGGGGTTTCTTGGAGGGGGGGTCGCGGCCTATCTGATTGCCGGAGCCACTGTGGGCCGCAACCGTCAGAGTGGCGAGGCCTGA
- a CDS encoding glycoside hydrolase family 104 protein, translating into MVSLAPSVCRVLAAAVAGLPVGLLQPMAQAAAVPFPSVESSARSLSVTLPEEPKASALPYIITPERRALLNTIRFAEGTWKGGRDLGYRVMFGGGLMASLDRHPNRVIRSSRYASAAAGAYQFMPFTWDLVKRSIGVQGFGPEAQDQGALFLVQRRKAMGLTDTGVMSPKLAALLAPEWASFPTLRGVSFYGQPVKRFTQLRGFYNVSLAQLRQIRDRRRELLSSREPAEQEQDVSRPVCTGPTVLCGF; encoded by the coding sequence ATGGTCTCCCTCGCCCCGTCCGTCTGTCGTGTTCTTGCAGCGGCCGTCGCAGGTTTGCCAGTTGGTTTATTGCAGCCCATGGCTCAGGCTGCTGCCGTTCCCTTCCCTTCCGTCGAGTCGTCGGCTCGATCCCTCTCGGTCACCCTGCCGGAGGAGCCCAAGGCCTCAGCCCTTCCTTACATCATCACGCCTGAGCGCCGCGCCCTCCTCAACACAATCCGTTTTGCTGAGGGCACCTGGAAAGGTGGGCGCGACCTCGGGTATCGCGTCATGTTCGGTGGCGGTCTGATGGCTTCGCTTGATCGCCATCCCAATCGGGTGATCCGATCCTCCCGCTATGCCAGCGCTGCCGCCGGGGCCTACCAGTTCATGCCGTTCACCTGGGATCTGGTCAAGCGCAGCATTGGCGTTCAGGGATTCGGTCCTGAAGCTCAGGATCAAGGTGCCCTGTTCCTGGTGCAACGCCGAAAAGCGATGGGCCTTACCGACACCGGGGTGATGAGTCCGAAATTGGCTGCCCTCCTGGCCCCTGAATGGGCCTCCTTCCCCACCCTGCGCGGTGTCAGCTTCTATGGACAGCCTGTGAAGCGCTTCACCCAGTTGCGTGGCTTCTACAACGTCAGCCTTGCCCAGCTCCGCCAGATTCGCGACCGGCGTCGTGAGCTGCTGAGCAGCCGTGAGCCAGCCGAACAAGAACAAGACGTGAGCCGACCGGTCTGCACCGGCCCCACCGTGCTCTGCGGCTTCTGA
- a CDS encoding TIGR04168 family protein — MRLAIAGDLHGQWGPRDRQLLQRLQPDAVLFVGDLSDGDLRLVKAIAALPLPTAVILGNHDHGKDASGQLFQQQLNLLGPRHCAWDLRRWDRDAAIDSEASVPQPAVSVLGARPGSAGGGYHLSRAITAVYGPLKLEQSATRLVEAAARAPLDQPLVVLAHVGPSGLGSEVSSLCGRDWKRPAIDWGDQDLALALERIRSTRPLPLVVFGHMHHRLKRGQGERSTFLMDRRGTAYLNAACVPRCGQDAAGRDLIHWAWVEFHGLQLTHASHRWYEPEGSLVYAETLWQRSEQPRHQEVTPC, encoded by the coding sequence CTGCGCCTGGCGATCGCTGGTGATCTGCATGGCCAGTGGGGGCCGCGGGACCGGCAACTGCTCCAGCGGTTGCAGCCGGATGCTGTGCTCTTTGTCGGCGACCTCAGCGATGGCGATCTGCGCCTGGTGAAAGCGATTGCCGCTTTGCCGTTGCCGACGGCGGTGATTCTTGGCAATCACGATCACGGCAAGGACGCCAGTGGCCAGCTGTTTCAACAGCAGCTCAACTTGCTGGGCCCACGGCACTGCGCCTGGGATCTGCGCCGCTGGGACCGGGACGCTGCCATCGACTCAGAGGCGTCAGTGCCGCAGCCAGCGGTGTCGGTGCTGGGAGCACGCCCCGGCAGTGCCGGTGGGGGCTATCACCTGTCGAGAGCCATCACTGCTGTCTATGGGCCGCTGAAGCTGGAGCAGTCGGCGACGCGTCTGGTGGAAGCCGCCGCCCGCGCACCCCTGGATCAGCCGCTGGTGGTGCTGGCCCATGTCGGTCCGAGCGGTCTTGGCTCCGAGGTCTCCAGCCTCTGCGGTCGAGACTGGAAGCGGCCTGCCATCGATTGGGGCGATCAGGATCTTGCGCTGGCTCTGGAGCGCATCCGCAGCACGCGCCCCCTGCCCCTGGTGGTGTTCGGCCACATGCATCACCGCCTCAAGCGCGGCCAGGGTGAGCGCAGCACGTTTCTGATGGATCGTCGTGGCACGGCGTATCTCAATGCCGCCTGTGTTCCCCGCTGCGGCCAGGACGCGGCCGGTCGTGACTTGATCCATTGGGCATGGGTGGAATTTCATGGCCTGCAGCTGACCCATGCGAGCCATCGCTGGTATGAGCCCGAAGGCAGCCTCGTCTATGCGGAAACCCTGTGGCAGCGGTCGGAGCAGCCGCGCCATCAGGAGGTGACGCCATGTTGA
- the nadA gene encoding quinolinate synthase NadA, translating into MVPMTADSPASTAATAVPADLPAAIEALRQERHAVILAHYYQEPEIQDVADFIGDSLELSRKAAATDADVIVFCGVHFMAETAKILSPNKTVLLPDLEAGCSLADDCPADAFAAFRAQHPDHIVVSYINCTAAVKAQSDLICTSSNAVDLVKQLPADRPILFAPDRNLGRWVQQQSGRELTLWPGRCIVHETFSEEAVLKLQLQHPEAEVIAHPECLEPLLDLADFIGSTSKLLHHAEASPAPSFIVLTEPGILHQMEQRLPQKTFLSVPGIDGCSCNSCPYMRLNTLEKLWRCLHSGQPEIQMEEDLRLRALAPIQKMLELSL; encoded by the coding sequence ATGGTCCCGATGACCGCGGACTCCCCAGCGTCCACGGCCGCGACAGCGGTGCCGGCTGACCTTCCCGCCGCCATCGAAGCCCTGCGGCAAGAGCGCCATGCGGTGATCCTGGCGCACTACTACCAGGAACCAGAGATCCAGGATGTCGCCGATTTCATCGGAGATTCGCTCGAGCTCTCACGAAAAGCCGCCGCCACCGATGCCGATGTGATCGTGTTCTGTGGCGTTCACTTCATGGCGGAAACGGCCAAGATCCTCAGCCCCAACAAAACCGTGCTGCTTCCGGATCTGGAGGCCGGCTGCTCCCTGGCCGACGACTGCCCTGCCGACGCCTTCGCCGCATTCCGCGCCCAGCATCCCGATCACATCGTCGTCAGTTACATCAACTGCACGGCCGCTGTGAAAGCCCAGAGCGATCTGATCTGCACCAGCAGCAATGCGGTGGATCTGGTGAAGCAACTCCCCGCCGATCGGCCGATCCTGTTCGCACCCGATCGCAACCTCGGACGCTGGGTGCAACAACAAAGCGGCCGGGAGCTCACCCTCTGGCCAGGGCGCTGCATCGTGCACGAAACCTTCAGTGAGGAAGCGGTGCTCAAACTGCAGCTCCAACATCCTGAGGCGGAGGTGATCGCCCACCCGGAATGCCTGGAACCGTTGTTGGATCTGGCCGACTTCATCGGCTCCACCAGCAAGCTGCTGCACCACGCCGAAGCCAGCCCAGCGCCTAGCTTCATCGTGCTCACCGAGCCTGGCATCCTCCATCAGATGGAGCAACGCCTTCCCCAGAAAACGTTCCTGTCGGTGCCCGGAATCGATGGCTGCAGCTGCAATAGCTGCCCCTACATGCGGCTCAACACGCTGGAAAAACTCTGGCGCTGCCTCCACAGCGGCCAACCGGAGATCCAGATGGAGGAAGACCTGCGCCTGCGGGCACTGGCGCCGATCCAGAAGATGTTGGAGTTGAGCCTCTGA
- a CDS encoding ligase-associated DNA damage response exonuclease gives MLHRTPEGLYCPAAQAWIDPLRPVPRALITHAHADHARPGCGEYWAVASSEAILRQRLGAEIQLLPVDYGQRHRIGDARVSFHSAGHVLGSAQIRLEAGGECWVVTGDYKRCPDPSCDPFEPVRCDVLITEATFALPIYQWGSGAKLARQIRDWWQADQSRASLLFCYSFGKAQRVLAELAAIGVEEEVLLHGAVETVTRHYREAGVPMTPSRPLSDLPRKQSMDGRLVLAPPSAHRSAWMRRFKAPQTAFASGWMAVRGARRRRGYERGFVLSDHADWDGLIRTVKESGARQVYVTHGHSDVLARYLNEVEEITAAPLQSLP, from the coding sequence CTGCTGCATCGCACGCCTGAGGGCCTGTATTGCCCGGCGGCCCAGGCCTGGATCGATCCGCTCCGCCCCGTGCCCCGCGCCCTGATCACCCACGCCCATGCCGACCATGCCCGGCCCGGCTGCGGCGAGTACTGGGCTGTGGCCAGCAGTGAAGCGATCCTGCGCCAACGCCTGGGGGCCGAGATTCAACTCCTGCCTGTGGACTACGGCCAGCGGCATCGCATCGGTGACGCCCGGGTGTCGTTTCATTCAGCCGGCCACGTGCTGGGCAGCGCCCAGATCCGTCTGGAAGCGGGAGGAGAGTGCTGGGTCGTGACCGGCGACTACAAGCGCTGCCCCGATCCAAGCTGCGACCCGTTCGAGCCGGTGCGTTGCGATGTCTTGATCACCGAAGCGACCTTCGCTTTACCGATCTACCAATGGGGCAGCGGCGCCAAGCTGGCCCGGCAGATCCGCGACTGGTGGCAGGCCGACCAGAGCCGCGCCTCGCTGCTCTTCTGCTACTCCTTCGGCAAGGCGCAGCGCGTGCTGGCGGAACTGGCCGCAATCGGAGTGGAGGAGGAGGTGCTCCTGCACGGTGCCGTGGAGACGGTGACGCGGCACTACCGGGAAGCGGGGGTGCCGATGACGCCCAGCCGGCCCCTGAGTGACCTGCCCCGCAAGCAATCGATGGACGGACGCTTGGTCCTGGCGCCGCCCTCCGCCCATCGCTCCGCCTGGATGCGGCGATTCAAGGCACCGCAAACCGCCTTTGCCTCCGGTTGGATGGCCGTGCGCGGCGCCCGCAGGCGACGCGGCTACGAACGGGGTTTCGTGCTCAGCGACCACGCCGACTGGGACGGCCTGATTCGCACGGTGAAGGAGAGCGGGGCGCGTCAGGTGTACGTGACCCATGGCCATAGCGACGTGCTGGCGCGATATCTCAACGAGGTGGAAGAGATCACGGCAGCACCGCTGCAATCACTGCCTTAG
- a CDS encoding ATP-dependent DNA ligase: MQAFAALVEDLDATTGSKRKVALIRAFLTSQPAADGAWALHLLIGQRRRRLINGRRLREILLSCSAMPDWLFAECHGQVGDSAETVALLWPQVQGKLTEPAGAIPATVRAGIAAIASDPPLHWWMDTLLPSIACLDSAQQSAAMVCLWQHCDPSQHLLINKLLTGGFRIGVARGLVVQAIASGFELEETVVLERLMAPQNPSAAWFTQLTVAATAPRTDRGAIPYPFYLASPLQLEALRDSPAADWWVEHKWDGIRGQLIRRASGVFLWSRGEELINSQFPELVTMAEFLPLNTVLDGEVTCWPQQHPQPLPFSALQRRLGRQQVGRRLRLECPAAFVAYDLLEHEGEDLRSRPLHQRRDQLQGLDRSAMEEPWRLRWSEAKPLQSWEELEELRNRAVAAGAEGVMLKHRDSPYLSGRKRGHWWKHKRDPMALDAVLIYAQAGSGRRANLFTDYTFALWDRTATEPEQHRLVTFAKAYSGLNNEEILELDRWIRRHTRERFGPARAVEPHQVFEIGFEGIQHSKRHKCGLAVRFPRILRWRRDRTAESADGLAQAMELVNSTTSPTSAD, encoded by the coding sequence GTGCAGGCCTTCGCAGCCCTGGTCGAGGACCTGGACGCCACCACGGGGTCCAAGCGCAAAGTGGCCCTGATCCGTGCGTTCCTCACGAGCCAGCCAGCTGCCGACGGCGCCTGGGCTCTGCACTTGCTGATCGGTCAGCGCCGCCGGCGCCTGATCAACGGGCGTCGCCTGCGCGAGATTCTGCTCAGCTGCAGCGCCATGCCGGACTGGCTGTTTGCCGAGTGTCACGGACAGGTGGGGGATTCGGCTGAAACCGTCGCCCTGCTCTGGCCCCAGGTGCAGGGCAAGCTCACAGAACCTGCCGGCGCCATCCCGGCCACGGTGCGCGCAGGGATCGCAGCGATCGCCAGTGATCCTCCCCTGCACTGGTGGATGGACACCCTCCTGCCCAGCATCGCCTGCCTGGACAGCGCCCAGCAGAGTGCCGCCATGGTTTGCCTCTGGCAGCACTGCGATCCGAGCCAGCATCTGCTGATCAACAAACTGCTCACTGGCGGATTCCGCATCGGCGTGGCCCGCGGGTTGGTGGTGCAAGCGATTGCCAGCGGCTTCGAGCTCGAGGAGACGGTCGTGCTCGAGCGTCTGATGGCACCGCAAAACCCGAGTGCTGCATGGTTCACCCAGCTCACGGTTGCTGCGACAGCGCCCCGTACCGATCGAGGCGCCATCCCCTACCCCTTCTATCTCGCCAGCCCGCTGCAGCTGGAGGCATTGCGCGACAGCCCGGCCGCAGACTGGTGGGTGGAGCACAAATGGGATGGCATCCGCGGCCAGCTCATCCGCCGCGCCAGCGGTGTTTTTCTCTGGAGCAGGGGTGAGGAACTGATCAACAGCCAGTTTCCGGAGCTGGTGACGATGGCGGAGTTTTTGCCGCTGAACACGGTGCTGGATGGGGAGGTGACCTGTTGGCCACAGCAGCATCCCCAGCCCCTGCCGTTCAGCGCCCTGCAGCGGCGTCTGGGTCGCCAACAGGTGGGACGTCGCCTGCGTTTGGAGTGCCCGGCCGCCTTTGTGGCCTATGACCTGCTCGAGCACGAGGGGGAAGATCTCCGCAGCCGGCCCTTGCATCAGCGCAGGGACCAGTTGCAGGGCCTTGATCGCAGCGCCATGGAGGAGCCCTGGCGCCTGCGCTGGAGTGAGGCCAAGCCTCTGCAGAGCTGGGAGGAGCTCGAGGAACTCCGCAACCGGGCGGTCGCCGCCGGGGCGGAGGGCGTGATGCTCAAACATCGAGACTCCCCTTACCTCAGTGGCCGCAAACGGGGGCACTGGTGGAAGCACAAACGGGATCCGATGGCCCTGGATGCGGTGCTGATCTACGCCCAGGCGGGCAGCGGCCGACGCGCCAACCTCTTCACCGACTACACCTTCGCCCTCTGGGATCGCACCGCCACCGAACCCGAACAGCACCGGCTGGTCACCTTCGCCAAGGCCTATTCGGGCCTCAACAATGAGGAGATCCTCGAACTCGATCGCTGGATTCGACGCCACACCCGCGAGCGGTTCGGACCGGCACGGGCGGTGGAACCCCACCAGGTGTTCGAGATCGGATTCGAGGGCATCCAGCACTCGAAACGCCACAAGTGCGGCCTGGCGGTCCGCTTCCCCCGCATTCTGCGCTGGCGCCGTGACCGCACCGCCGAAAGCGCTGACGGCCTCGCCCAGGCGATGGAGCTGGTCAACAGCACCACCAGCCCCACTTCAGCGGATTGA
- a CDS encoding ligase-associated DNA damage response DEXH box helicase, with amino-acid sequence MTVPSLRCLEPIERWFERKGWQPLPFQRRAWDAHLAGDSGLIQVPTGSGKTYAAVMAPIARMLATPAAERGVRLLYVTPLRALSRDLALALEEPIEAMAWPLTIGIRNGDTTTTERSRQIKTPPEILITTAESLCVLLAGRHCERLFRNLETVILDEWHELVGSKRGIQTELALSWLRQQRPALQTWAISATIGNLNEAARHALGSGVRPRLITGAPDRPLRIQSILPDSIDGFPWGGHLGLRRYDDLVARLQPEVSTLLFTNTRNQAERWYQCLRYACPEMEGLLALHHSALDRQEREAIEAAVKVGALRWVVCTSSLDLGVDFQPVERVVQIGSPKNLARLLQRAGRSAHLPGGTSQVLFMPTNALELLELSAVRRGLNNGLIEERRPPQAALDVLLQHLTTLACGPGFEPEATLAAIRSTASFQTLSDPHWHWCLRFLQHGGDCLGAYPRYRKLEQAEDGRLVVRDQAIARLHRFNIGTITSAPAIRVRFVRGAVLGHVEETFISQLKPKDVFFFAGRQLEFVRLRDMTAYVKATSRKSTAVPAWAGGQMALSDLLTKHLREEVARAGREELDTPELEALAPLLDRQRDLSILPQADQLLIETCRSREGRHLFAYPFEGRFVHEGLGFLWATRLTRWQRGTITVSVNDYGFELLAPPSYPMESLLDSHLDDLLSSDALDTDLEQALNLSELCRRRFRSIAQVAGLLVQGYPGQSKSAGQLQISGALLWEVFNKHEPTNLLLQQARQEVLQEQLELPRLHKALDRMRRGEVVHSATPRPGPLAFPLLVERLNNRMSNESVLERVQRMVAAAQRLEAD; translated from the coding sequence TTGACGGTGCCCTCCCTGCGTTGCCTGGAACCGATTGAACGCTGGTTTGAGCGGAAGGGCTGGCAACCCCTGCCCTTTCAGCGACGCGCCTGGGACGCCCATCTGGCGGGGGACAGTGGCCTGATTCAGGTGCCGACGGGCTCCGGCAAAACCTATGCGGCGGTGATGGCCCCCATCGCCAGGATGCTCGCAACACCAGCGGCGGAACGGGGCGTCCGCCTGCTGTACGTCACCCCACTGCGAGCCCTCAGCCGGGACCTGGCCCTGGCCCTGGAGGAACCGATCGAGGCGATGGCGTGGCCCCTGACGATCGGCATCCGCAACGGCGATACCACCACAACGGAGCGCAGCCGACAGATCAAGACCCCGCCCGAGATCCTGATCACCACAGCCGAATCCCTCTGCGTGCTGCTGGCGGGACGCCACTGCGAACGGCTGTTCCGCAACCTCGAGACGGTGATCCTGGATGAATGGCACGAACTGGTGGGCAGCAAGCGCGGCATCCAGACCGAGCTGGCCCTGAGCTGGCTCCGCCAGCAGCGGCCAGCTCTGCAGACCTGGGCCATCAGCGCCACGATCGGCAACCTCAACGAAGCGGCCCGCCATGCCCTCGGCTCCGGGGTCAGGCCCCGGCTGATCACCGGAGCACCGGATCGGCCGCTGCGGATTCAGAGCATCCTTCCCGACAGCATCGATGGCTTCCCCTGGGGCGGGCACCTGGGGCTGCGCCGCTACGACGACCTGGTCGCCCGCCTGCAACCGGAGGTGAGCACCCTGCTGTTCACGAACACCCGCAACCAGGCGGAACGCTGGTATCAGTGCCTGCGCTACGCCTGCCCGGAAATGGAGGGCCTGCTCGCCCTGCATCACAGCGCGCTGGATCGCCAGGAACGGGAGGCGATCGAAGCCGCGGTGAAGGTCGGGGCCCTGCGCTGGGTGGTCTGCACCAGCTCCCTCGATCTGGGCGTGGATTTTCAACCGGTGGAACGGGTGGTGCAGATCGGTTCCCCCAAGAACCTGGCCCGCCTGCTGCAACGGGCCGGACGCTCGGCCCACCTGCCGGGGGGCACCTCCCAGGTGCTGTTCATGCCCACCAACGCCCTGGAACTGCTTGAGCTCAGCGCCGTGCGCCGTGGCCTGAACAACGGCCTGATCGAGGAGCGACGCCCACCGCAGGCGGCCCTGGATGTGCTGCTGCAACACCTCACCACCCTGGCCTGTGGACCCGGTTTCGAGCCCGAGGCCACCCTGGCGGCGATTCGCAGCACCGCCAGCTTTCAGACCCTCAGCGATCCGCACTGGCACTGGTGCCTGCGCTTTCTCCAGCACGGCGGCGACTGCCTCGGCGCCTATCCCCGTTACCGCAAGCTCGAGCAGGCCGAAGACGGGCGGCTGGTGGTTCGGGACCAGGCGATCGCTCGACTGCACCGGTTCAACATCGGCACGATCACCTCCGCACCGGCCATCCGCGTTCGCTTTGTGCGTGGCGCCGTGCTCGGCCATGTGGAGGAGACCTTCATCAGCCAGCTGAAGCCGAAGGATGTGTTCTTCTTCGCCGGTCGCCAGCTGGAATTCGTGCGGCTGCGCGACATGACCGCCTACGTGAAGGCCACCAGTCGCAAAAGCACAGCGGTGCCGGCCTGGGCCGGCGGACAGATGGCCCTCTCCGATCTGCTCACCAAGCATCTGCGCGAGGAGGTGGCCCGCGCCGGTCGCGAGGAACTCGACACCCCCGAATTGGAGGCGCTGGCGCCGCTTCTGGATCGCCAGCGCGACCTCTCGATCCTGCCGCAGGCGGATCAGCTGCTGATCGAAACCTGCCGCAGCCGCGAGGGGCGCCATCTGTTCGCTTACCCCTTCGAAGGGCGCTTTGTGCACGAGGGGCTCGGGTTTCTCTGGGCCACCCGACTCACCCGCTGGCAGCGGGGCACGATCACGGTGTCGGTGAACGACTACGGCTTCGAGCTGCTGGCACCGCCCAGCTACCCGATGGAGAGCTTGCTGGACAGCCACCTCGACGACCTCCTCAGCAGCGACGCCCTGGACACCGACCTGGAGCAGGCCCTGAATCTCTCGGAGCTCTGCCGCCGCCGCTTCCGCAGCATCGCCCAGGTGGCCGGCCTGTTGGTGCAGGGCTATCCGGGCCAGAGCAAAAGCGCCGGTCAGCTGCAGATCAGCGGCGCCCTGCTCTGGGAGGTGTTCAACAAACACGAACCCACCAATCTGCTCTTGCAGCAGGCGCGGCAGGAGGTGCTTCAGGAACAGCTGGAACTCCCGCGTCTGCACAAGGCGCTGGATCGGATGCGCCGCGGCGAGGTGGTGCACAGCGCCACTCCCCGCCCGGGTCCCCTCGCCTTTCCCCTGCTCGTGGAGCGTCTCAACAACCGGATGAGCAATGAGTCGGTGCTGGAGCGGGTGCAGCGGATGGTGGCAGCAGCGCAGCGCCTGGAAGCGGATTAG
- the chrA gene encoding chromate efflux transporter, which yields MPRSWDVFRQFLLLGCTSFGGPVAHLGYFRERFVARQGWLTDAAYADLVALCQLLPGPASSQVGIGLGLMRAGWLGGLAAWIGFTLPSALLLIISAALLAAHPDWLGGGWLQGLKVAAVAVVSQAVLGMQRKLAPDRARASLMVAAAALVLLLPVPWVQVLALLLGAGLGLTVLDPADDQPRDLDQAHHAQLRVPIGRGAALLMLVALGGLLLALPWLNASARPVLVQQLASFLQAGALVFGGGHVVLPLLEQSLVPPGWISLDQFLAGYGAAQAVPGPMFSLAAFLGFDLQGGLHGVSGALLALLALFLPAFLLIGGVLPFWSELGRLATMRRALRGINAAVVGILLAALFQPVWQVGIRSSADFSLGVAAFLLLVAWRQPAWRVVLLCGLIGFRL from the coding sequence ATGCCGAGGTCCTGGGATGTCTTTCGCCAGTTCCTGCTGCTGGGTTGCACCTCGTTCGGCGGGCCGGTGGCCCACCTGGGTTATTTCCGTGAACGCTTCGTGGCCCGCCAGGGCTGGCTCACGGATGCGGCCTACGCCGACCTCGTGGCCCTCTGCCAGCTGTTACCTGGCCCCGCCAGCTCCCAGGTGGGCATCGGTCTTGGCTTGATGCGGGCGGGTTGGCTCGGCGGGCTCGCCGCCTGGATCGGCTTCACCCTTCCCTCGGCGCTGCTGCTGATCATCAGCGCTGCCCTGCTGGCCGCGCACCCCGACTGGCTGGGTGGTGGCTGGCTGCAGGGGTTGAAGGTGGCGGCCGTGGCCGTGGTGAGCCAGGCGGTGCTCGGGATGCAACGAAAGCTGGCGCCGGATCGCGCCCGGGCGAGCCTGATGGTGGCAGCAGCGGCGCTCGTGCTGCTGCTGCCCGTGCCCTGGGTGCAGGTGCTGGCGTTGCTGCTGGGAGCCGGCCTCGGACTGACGGTGCTGGATCCAGCCGACGATCAGCCACGCGATCTCGACCAGGCGCATCACGCGCAGCTGCGCGTTCCGATCGGTCGAGGTGCGGCACTCCTGATGCTGGTGGCACTGGGAGGCCTGCTGCTGGCCCTGCCGTGGTTGAACGCCAGTGCACGGCCTGTGCTGGTGCAACAGCTCGCCTCCTTCCTGCAGGCGGGTGCCCTTGTGTTTGGCGGCGGCCACGTGGTGCTGCCCCTGCTGGAGCAGTCCCTGGTGCCTCCGGGCTGGATCAGCCTGGATCAGTTTCTGGCGGGCTACGGCGCTGCCCAGGCGGTCCCCGGCCCGATGTTCAGCCTGGCGGCCTTTCTCGGGTTCGACCTCCAGGGAGGGCTGCACGGGGTCAGCGGCGCCCTTCTGGCGCTGCTCGCCCTGTTCCTGCCCGCCTTCCTGCTGATCGGGGGGGTGCTTCCGTTCTGGAGTGAACTCGGCCGACTGGCCACCATGCGGCGGGCGCTTCGGGGCATCAACGCTGCCGTGGTGGGCATCCTTCTGGCGGCCCTGTTCCAACCCGTCTGGCAGGTGGGCATCCGCAGCAGCGCCGATTTCAGCCTTGGCGTCGCTGCCTTTCTGCTGTTGGTGGCCTGGCGACAACCGGCCTGGCGCGTGGTGCTGCTCTGCGGCCTGATCGGGTTCAGGCTGTGA
- a CDS encoding triacylglycerol lipase: MPAVDPKQPVVILGGFLITDEAYAPMADWLWQEHQLAVAITPAGRLDWLSTTWAFGWRRLLDRVDALVQEQQSRSPSGRVTLIGHSSGGVMLRLYLSREPFAGRVYAGAERCNRLITLGSPHQAIRATPLRAMVDRRFPGCHEAGVDYLAVAGELDLNGPMASAFSRRSARGSYRSIVGEAEVRGDGLVPVSSALLEGGRQLVLPATAHGGLFGTTWYGSPERLALWWDAATAVTA; the protein is encoded by the coding sequence ATGCCTGCGGTTGACCCCAAGCAGCCAGTGGTGATTCTCGGCGGCTTTCTGATCACGGATGAGGCCTATGCGCCGATGGCGGATTGGCTGTGGCAGGAGCACCAGCTTGCTGTGGCGATCACGCCGGCGGGCCGGCTCGATTGGCTGAGCACCACCTGGGCTTTCGGGTGGCGGCGGTTGCTCGATCGGGTCGACGCTCTGGTCCAGGAGCAGCAGTCCCGTTCCCCCTCCGGTCGAGTCACTCTGATCGGCCACAGTTCCGGTGGGGTGATGCTGAGGCTTTATCTGAGCCGGGAACCCTTTGCCGGTCGCGTTTATGCAGGCGCGGAACGCTGCAACCGGCTGATCACACTCGGCAGTCCGCATCAGGCGATACGGGCCACGCCCCTGCGGGCGATGGTGGATCGGCGCTTCCCCGGCTGCCATGAAGCCGGCGTCGATTATCTGGCCGTGGCCGGAGAGCTCGATCTCAACGGGCCGATGGCCTCAGCCTTCAGTCGCCGCAGCGCCCGCGGCAGCTACCGCAGCATCGTGGGGGAAGCGGAAGTGCGCGGCGATGGCTTGGTGCCAGTGAGCTCGGCTTTGCTTGAGGGAGGGCGCCAGCTGGTGTTGCCGGCCACGGCCCACGGCGGCCTGTTTGGAACGACCTGGTATGGCTCGCCGGAGCGGCTGGCGCTCTGGTGGGATGCCGCCACTGCGGTCACAGCCTGA